From Cotesia glomerata isolate CgM1 linkage group LG2, MPM_Cglom_v2.3, whole genome shotgun sequence, a single genomic window includes:
- the LOC123259303 gene encoding uncharacterized protein LOC123259303 has translation MNTMEVDESHLNQPSTSHEIVRSEESESSSTLTLSQATNFGSDLEYVPQIPTTRAKINILTPELISALDRANVSSRNAMFIIAPVLSSVGVNVEDTTLSYRTIQRTRMLLRKDIAIGLKDNFKAHDKYVVHWDGKILNDISESKFVDRLPIILTAFGTEQLLGVPKMNSGSAENQTATILSTLNQWGIISYIKAMCFDTTAVNTGIHHGTCKEIEKALGKELIWLPCRHHIYEIILRSAFEVYWPVSSGPNVPIFGRFKKFWDTFDKTKCKSGVEDSIVANIITNEKNNLSSFIKRYLQLSQPRDDYKEILELSLIFLGEMPREQVFLKRPGAVHHARWMAKAIYCLKMFIFRDEFDVSKKELDGLRQFCIFIVMVYVKAWFSSTSATSAANHDLEFMKNLIEYSKINSLISSATCEKMTSHLWYLSDELAILSLFDDTVPLNIKKNIVEAVKTREGTDSKARRFIIDRKNLHLILQKNISDFVSKKSLKLFEIFDLPYDFLDKNIDLWSTDESYNENKEFFAQLKVVNDVAERGVALVSEYNQCLTKDKEQFQFLLQVVKEHRKNYPTCNKKLFENK, from the exons ATTTGAATCAACCCTCAACCAGCCATGAGATTGTTCGAAGTGAGGAATCAGAGTCATCTTCAACCCTTACATTAAGTCAAGCTACAAATTTCGGTTCAGATTTAGAGTATGTGCCTCAAATACCGACAACACgagcaaaaataaatattctaacTCCAGAGCTTATCTCAGCACTCGACAGAGCTAATGTTAGTAGTAGAAATGCGATGTTCATTATTGCTCCAGTTCTATCAAGTGTTGGTGTTAATGTAGAAGATACAACTCTTAGTTATCGAACAATTCAACGAACTCGCATGCTCTTACGAAAAGACATTGCCATAGGACTAAAAGATAACTTCAAAGCTCATGATAAATACGTCGTGCATTGGGATGGGAAAATACTGAATGACATTTCTGAATCGAAATTTGTGGATCGATTACCGATTATTTTGACTGCTTTTGGTACTGAGCAGTTACTTGGagttccaaaaatgaatagtgGATCGGCAGAAAATCAAACAGCAACCATCTTGTCAACGTTAAATCAATGGGGTATTATTAGTTACATCAAGGCGATGTGTTTTGACACGACTGCGGTTAATACGG GAATCCATCATGGTACATGTAAAGAAATTGAAAAGGCCTTAGGAAAAGAATTAATTTGGTTACCATGTCGCCATCATATTTATGAGATCATTTTAAGGAGTGCATTCGAAGTCTATTGGCCAGTATCATCCGGACCAAATGTTCCAATATTTGGcagattcaaaaaattttgggacACATTCGATAAAACGAAGTGTAAATCTGGTGTTGAAGATAGTATTGTTGCTAATATTATtacgaatgaaaaaaataatctatctTCATTTATTAAGCGATACTTACAg TTATCGCAACCCCGAGATgactataaagaaatattggaattgtcattaatttttctgggAGAAATGCCACGAGAGCAAGTTTTCTTGAAGCGTCCTGGTGCAGTTCATCATGCAAGATGGATGGCAAAGGCAATTTATTgcctaaaaatgtttatttttagagATGAATTTGACGTTTCTAAGAAAGAATTGGATGGTCTTCGacaattttgtatttttatagttatggTGTATGTAAAAGCTTGGTTTTCATCAACTTCTGCGACTTCTGCTGCTAATCACGACTTagagtttatgaaaaatttaattgagtacagtaaaattaattctttaatttccTCGGCTACAtgtgaaaaaatgacttcacATTTATGGTACTTAAGTGATGAACTTGCTATTTTATCACTTTTTGATGATACCGTTCCATTAAACATAAAGAAGAATATTGTCGAAGCTGTTAAGACTCGCGAAGGTACAGATTCTAAAGCAAGaagatttattattgatagaaaaaatttacatttaattctgcaaaaaaatataagtgacTTTGTTTCTAAGAAGTCATTAAAACTTTTTGAGATCTTTGATCTGCCGTATGATTTTCTtgacaaaaatattgatttatggTCTACTGATGAGagttataatgaaaataaagaatttttcgcaCAATTGAAAGTTGTTAATGATGTGGCAGAGCGAGGTGTCGCATTAGTAAGTGAATATAACCAATGCTTAACGAAAGACAAAGagcaatttcaatttttattgcaagTTGTGAAAGAGCATCGAAAAAACTACCCTACTTgcaacaaaaaattgtttgaaaataaatag